The Vitis vinifera cultivar Pinot Noir 40024 chromosome 7, ASM3070453v1 genomic interval GGGAAATTCGTgtgattttggaaaaaaatttcactagtacattttttttagtaatttaaattcaattgttttaaggagagagaaagaaagactaGACAAAAGGAAAGTGATTGGACTCTTgtttttcaattctttcttCACTAAAGTTTAgttttgtttatatttatttccttttctattttatttttttggtaatcgaGTGTTGTGAGAAGAAATCCTCCACCATGTTTAACTAACTTAATATAAATTGGAGAAGGTAGTATGAAGGTGAAGAATTCAAAGGAGTAACAAAAACACAATAatgtattgattttttatttttatgtttggatTAGGAAGAATAAATCCTCTATGTTTGTTTGCGTTAGATAAGGTGTTGGGATAGGgctcttaaaagcatgacatgatgtaataataagtgaattaatttttttttaatcccatttATGCATTATATATGTTGAGTTTAGACCCAATATTTCTTATATTGTATATGCTTTGGTTGCATTAAAAGTTACATGAAAGATCCAAGTTATGGGTTTATTCCAAGTAgattgatgatttgttcacaattGATTCATAGATTTAGACAATCCATttaaggttgtagtgcaccacctcctaattggagaggTAACTGGTATTGATTATTGGAATAAGTTTTCCATGATGAGTGTACTAgagtgtatggttacatattgaaTAGGACCTATAGTGAGTTATGACATTGACTACCAAGTAGTCAAGACCtaaccaagctactatattgtatAAGCTCTCAAACTTAAGAGGGTATCGAGCTTATACTAAAGTCTTCAATGTctttgacctacgggtgagaccctaagatgatcatatattccctatagattAGGTTATTGTTGATGAAGACTAGTGACAATGAGTATTTTCAATAGAAACATAATGATATCTCATGAAATTGAGATAGTGTATCCCTTTGGATGACCTTAAGGACATTTGATTATGAGATCTTTGACTGTAGTAAATTCTTTAGTGAAATgtgacatatgctctttatgAATTATAGTAttttagttgatcacataataaaagGATTTATGGTTCAGGGATTCAAGAGGTAATCTTAAAAGGTTAACACATACCTCATTAGATTATAGACACTAATTTATGATAAGTCTAcatacaatggatagtaggtcacaaactcgAGTTCTTGCATTTCATTATAatatacataggatattggagtgcaattgactATTTGTAGTGCGATGTTAAATCAATTtcataattgaattttgagggagctagtattttCCTATGAGCTCTAGCGATCCCTATtcaagctcatattccttgattggtttataagggttgtatgaatttttaattCACTTGTgtgcataagagcattttggtaaATACGTAAGATTGCAAAGGAGTTTGTGAATAGTCTCTCTAGACTAAgctaaataattaattgaagtCTAATTGGACTAAATGATCAATTATGATCATTTTTGGACTAGATTAACTAACTCAAGTCCAAGGTGGGTTCGAAACATTAGCCTATGGGAAACTTATACTCTCTCAAGGGTTAGGGCTTCAATCTTGCTTCCTATCCACTTTGAGAAAGAGAAACTTAACTTCCATCTTTTTTAAGATCTCTACCATCTCAGTGTTTGGATTCAAGGAGGAGTTATTGGGCGGAAGACTCTATGTTTATGAGATCTTCTATGGATTTAACACTTTTTAAACCAACAAAAATTGATCTAAGAACATTTAAATCTTAgttatgatatttaatttctagATCTATGGTTATTGAGAGTTTTGATTTAAGCAAATAACTAATCTTTTTAACCTCAAACAATTAAACACATTAGTGTTAATCCCAGAGAATTATTATAACCTAGATACTACAAGTTGTAGTAATCCTATCTCTAGTGTTTCTTAACTTGGGTTATAATTTAggttttagtattttaattataacaaATTTGTAGTGAATaagattcttttatttatttaaagtcataATTGCTTTGACTATAtctgaaataaaaataaaaattgatgcaATAGGAAGTCTATTAAGACTTGAGTAAAAAATATGGCCAAAACCAACTCCATTAAAACAATTAGAAGAGAACTAGAGGTAGTAAATTATCCTAATTTGATTTTGGTTTCTTACTAGCATTTGGTTGTTTTCTCAAGGGTACTAGTTATAAAGGAATCCGCATGAACTTTTACTATTTAATATGCAATATCTCAATTATCCCTTGTTATGTgttcactatatatatatatatatatatatatatatatatatatatccaatatGGAATATTACAATCCCTTTTATCCAGACAGTCGCTATATCCTACTAGATTGTTGGGCCAAATAGTTACAAGCATCTCTTATGGGGTTGAAGAAATGTAATCTCACTTTGAGTTAAATGATTGactttgatattttttgtaatgATTCACTCGtcatatagatattatttgCTTTGGAACCAATGAACCCTCATGATTGAAATACATCTACACAACTACAAATTATCCACCACAATACAGCGTTAGGAACTTAATGATATATCACAGGGCAAGTTAACCTACTAGATATTCATTGTTGACTCCTTAGCTTAAACTTTTGATCAGGTTGATTGCTAAACAACCGAATAATTCCATGAACCATAGCATAAGAACTTCACATTCAAATATGTAAACCCTTTACTTCTCTTCAAACAGTACTTAAAATACCAAGAAATTAGGAAATTTTCCATTCAATATTATACCCTCTTCCTAACTACTCAATCTTTGGAGAATCCAAGCAAGGCAAGAAGAATGGAGACTATGTTGCCACTGGTCAGAGTCTTCAATAGTTTTAGCTTTCCAGGTGTGTATGGTGGGTACCTTGCTGGTGATTCTCCAGTGAAGCCCCTGTAGAGAACTGCCTTCTTGTGGCTAAATGCATCAAAGGAGAACTTGCCATGGTATGAGCCCATTCCGCTCTCCCCAACTCCTCCAAATGGTAAACTCGAAACAGTCAGCTGCATCATGAAATTTGCAgggaaaagaaaaccaaatcaCAAACTgggaacaatgaagaaaaatcagGTGCTAATGAGTCTGCATGAATGTCATAGCGTATTCATGAATGCCGGCAAGTATCTATGCATGCATAGAAGTGTACCAAGATTAATGTATGCTAATATGGACATGTTAACTTCATGTATAGACTAAAGATATGGGGGATATTCCATGTGAATTCGAGGGAAAGTGTGGTCATCACATGTAGAATGGTGTCATTGATGAGCATTCCTCCTGCAGATATGTTGTTCACAAAATCCTTCTGCAGCTGTTTGTTTTCAGAGAAGAGATATGCAGCAAGAGGCTTTGATTTTGAGTTAATCACGTCAAAACTCTCTTCTAGATTTTCCACCTGTTACAAAGGGAAGGaaattaaagattgaatttGTTTTCAACATTTCATATAGATTGCGATTATTCAAGGCAGAATGAATGACTGCAATAGACATTTTTTTGTAACGCTGGGCTAGCACATTTTTCTTTATGCTTGCATCATTTAAagtattgaatcaaatttattcTGCACCAAACACATACAAAAATGATCGCCCAAAACCACGTCTTTGGAAAAATTAACCTCagtaaaaaattggttttctaAAGAAGGTTTCAGTTCTCACAGTGAGGATGGGAAGTAATGGCCCGAATATCTCCTCCTTCATGATCTCAGTGTCTTCAGGAACATCCACCAAGATGGTTGGAGCTATCTTTCTGCAAAGAATAGCAAGAATGGAAGTTTGGGAAACTTATGTTAGGATGGATAAAAAGTTGAATACCTCATGGGGACAGACATTGAACTCACAGTTGGTTCTCATCACTTTGTCCACCAATGATGATCTTATCAGAGACCTCATCCTCATCTAAGAGCCTTGTCAGGCGTTTGAAGTGCTGTACACTCACAATGCGGGACATGTCTTCTGATTCAATTGGATTTTTCCCGAAGAATTCCTCTAGCTCATGTCTCAAAACATCTATCTATTTAACCGACATGAATCAAGAAATGACCCAAGAAAAAAGGAACATTTTGTTATGCATTAAGCAAAACATACCAACTTTGGAGCAAAATCTTTTGTCGTGATAATATAATCAGGAGAAATGCAAGCTTGTCCGTTATTGCATGCCCACTTTCCTGCTATTAATCTCCTCGCAGCAACCTTAAGATCACAAAGATAAAACTGTTACAGCTCAAAAATGAAGTACAAATTAGAAACATAAGTTGACGATGGCCACTGAAAAGCAAAGCTTCTCACTTGTAAGTTGACATTGGAGTCGACAACAACAGGGCACTTTCCTCCAAGTTCCAAAGTTACGGGTGTAAGGTGCTTTGCTGCCGCAGCCATTACTATGCGTCCAACTCTTGGACTACCTGCACAAATTGAggaattatttgataaaatcataTTAGCATTACTAAGAATCAAACTAGATGCATTACTTTATGTGTTTGGGAGACTGGAAAGAACATAAAACTGAGGACTAATTCTTTGACACACTCTGCAGTAGAAAATCAGAAGGTGGTCCAGGTGAGAAAAGATTAGGGGATTGGACTCATACAATGGTCTTAAAGCATCTAGAGAGTTTGATAACTAGAGTTGCCTTGTTGTGGCTCAAATGGATGCATCTGATGGTTCTCAAAACCTGAAGTGCATGGACCATTAGACCTCCAAACAAGTGCAGCTAGTGCTGGAGGAAAATACTCAAGATAAGGGGCAATGCTTAAAGCAGAATAGTggtgttgaaagagagagagaaaaccttaattctcattcatattgttaacttcttacaataggGAAATATgtatacaaggctaggttgacctaactaccatatatgtgacctatattaagaaaggaaagaaacttgtacactttaaatacattatattcaacaagtgGCAATGACATACATTGTCTTTTCTTTCAATAATTGGCTTCCATTTTCTAACATTCATTAACACTATAAGATATCACAGGATTGAATGAAATTGGGATATATTCAAAAGGAGTTTAGTGACATTATTTAAACATTAAACTTTGAACATGTTCACAATCTCTGGAATTATATCAGGTAAAAGATTATGAAAAATTGGTGAAAGGGTATAAACCTGTGTAGAATATTTTGTCCCACTTCTGCTCCAATAAGGCAGTTGTTTCAGCCACAGCCCCCTCAACAACTCGTATGGAGGAGTTGTCTAGATATTCctctaataattttgaaagcaaAGTCGATGTTGCTGGAGCTATTTCTGAAGGTTTTAGAACTACAGCATTGCCAGCTGCTATAGCTCCAATCACTGGGTCAATAGATAGCACTGGAAAGTAGAAAGATCATATCCTATTCTTGTCAGAAGGAGTTCGATTCCAATACCAGAAGTTAAGACAATGTGAGTTCagataaaataattcaagaaaCAGATTGGTATTTCATGGCAGTAGAAAAGAAAACCATACATTGGCTTTTTGCAGTGACTAACGTATGCTTTAAGGGTTGTTACTTTTCCGGAGATACAAACAATGGAAATGTAACAAACTATGTATTTTGGAAAATGCAAACAACTATTATAGAAGTTGTAGTACCTTATTGTAATACTCTGCAATTCAATCTTTTCCTATATTATAGAAGTTGCTTTGGGGAAACTAGTGGGTGCAAAGATCTGTAAGCAGAAAATGAGTGTGACTAGAAGGCTTAGTGTTCCAATAGTCCAATGAAAAGGTGAGAGATTACAAATGGAATGTATGCACTCTGAAGTCTGAACCATTTGCTGATTATTGGGATCAACTTGATAAACAGAAAGACTCAGGTTGTGCATGTGATTGTAACTGAGCTTGTTATGTATTCTCACAGTTGGAAAGATTGTTAGAAAGTTAGTAAGTTGTTAAAAGGTTTGTTGCATTAGTTAAATGGTTACTATATCTACCATATAAATATAGTGCAGCTGTAACTTACACtgatgaataaatataaaagttcaTTTTCTGGACCAGTTTCTTAGATCTCAAATCTTTCATAACTGCATATCATGGCAGCTGCATCGGGAAATTGACAAGTTCAAAGATCTATAAGCAGAAGCCAGATCATTACAGGCTTTAAGAATATCTGATGCTCTAAATTACCAACTAAAAGGTGACAGCCTAGCAAAATGGGTTCTATGCACTCCCAAGATGTTTTCAGAAAAAAGATTGTCTTGTAATTAGGCATCATTGGGATAGTCTAAcagctaaaaagaaaaatcaatttagaaatACAAGGCACACAAACATCAGCATTGACCATGGTAGAGGATgcataatactaaaaaaaaatgcattaagAGTATTTTTCTCAGAGCTATATGAACTATTCAAATATAGCTTGCAACATGCTAGATATGATTGGTTTTCCTAGATATGAAGTTGTGTGATACCAG includes:
- the LOC100266331 gene encoding aldehyde dehydrogenase family 3 member H1 isoform X1, with translation MMRSLSPELFHVCSVDGGYTRSLRNQFPKQRNPPLPIPVLKKRKRLRFTHSSFICSATLAVMADEKKKVFDVESAASLVKELRGSFNAGKTKSYEWRIAQLKGIEKMIDEREKDIIEALHEDLSKPELEAFVSEISMSKGACKLALKELGHWMKPEKAKTSMTTYPSSAEIVSEPLGVVLVISTWNYPLLLSIDPVIGAIAAGNAVVLKPSEIAPATSTLLSKLLEEYLDNSSIRVVEGAVAETTALLEQKWDKIFYTGSPRVGRIVMAAAAKHLTPVTLELGGKCPVVVDSNVNLQVAARRLIAGKWACNNGQACISPDYIITTKDFAPKLIDVLRHELEEFFGKNPIESEDMSRIVSVQHFKRLTRLLDEDEVSDKIIIGGQSDENQLKIAPTILVDVPEDTEIMKEEIFGPLLPILTVENLEESFDVINSKSKPLAAYLFSENKQLQKDFVNNISAGGMLINDTILHLTVSSLPFGGVGESGMGSYHGKFSFDAFSHKKAVLYRGFTGESPARYPPYTPGKLKLLKTLTSGNIVSILLALLGFSKD
- the LOC100266331 gene encoding aldehyde dehydrogenase family 3 member H1 isoform X2, with amino-acid sequence MIELRTFDTCVDGGYTRSLRNQFPKQRNPPLPIPVLKKRKRLRFTHSSFICSATLAVMADEKKKVFDVESAASLVKELRGSFNAGKTKSYEWRIAQLKGIEKMIDEREKDIIEALHEDLSKPELEAFVSEISMSKGACKLALKELGHWMKPEKAKTSMTTYPSSAEIVSEPLGVVLVISTWNYPLLLSIDPVIGAIAAGNAVVLKPSEIAPATSTLLSKLLEEYLDNSSIRVVEGAVAETTALLEQKWDKIFYTGSPRVGRIVMAAAAKHLTPVTLELGGKCPVVVDSNVNLQVAARRLIAGKWACNNGQACISPDYIITTKDFAPKLIDVLRHELEEFFGKNPIESEDMSRIVSVQHFKRLTRLLDEDEVSDKIIIGGQSDENQLKIAPTILVDVPEDTEIMKEEIFGPLLPILTVENLEESFDVINSKSKPLAAYLFSENKQLQKDFVNNISAGGMLINDTILHLTVSSLPFGGVGESGMGSYHGKFSFDAFSHKKAVLYRGFTGESPARYPPYTPGKLKLLKTLTSGNIVSILLALLGFSKD